The following are encoded in a window of Arthrobacter sp. NicSoilB4 genomic DNA:
- a CDS encoding amino acid ABC transporter ATP-binding protein, with protein MTTQVPGDALVSLNAVNKHYGQLHVLKDINLNVRKGEVVVVIGPSGSGKSTLCRAINRLETIDDGVIKIDGKELPEEGKELAKLRADVGMVFQSFNLFAHKTILENVTLGPIKVKGLSKTEADKDAMALLERVGVGHQAPKLPAQLSGGQQQRVAIARALAMKPKVMLFDEPTSALDPEMINEVLDVMIQLAKEGMTMIVVTHEMGFARKAADRVIFMDAGQIVEDDTPEEFFNNPKSSRAKDFLSKLLTH; from the coding sequence ATGACTACTCAAGTGCCCGGCGACGCGCTCGTCTCCCTGAACGCCGTCAATAAGCATTACGGCCAGTTGCACGTCCTGAAGGACATCAACCTGAATGTCCGCAAGGGCGAGGTTGTTGTTGTCATCGGACCGTCGGGTTCCGGCAAGTCAACACTTTGCCGGGCCATCAACCGTCTGGAGACAATCGACGACGGCGTCATCAAGATCGACGGCAAGGAACTGCCCGAAGAGGGCAAGGAACTCGCCAAGCTGCGGGCCGACGTCGGCATGGTCTTCCAGTCGTTCAACCTTTTCGCCCACAAGACGATCCTCGAGAACGTCACCCTGGGCCCCATCAAGGTCAAGGGCCTCTCGAAGACCGAAGCCGACAAGGACGCCATGGCGCTGCTGGAACGCGTAGGCGTCGGGCACCAGGCACCCAAACTGCCGGCGCAGCTCTCCGGCGGGCAGCAGCAGCGCGTGGCGATTGCCCGTGCCCTGGCCATGAAGCCGAAGGTCATGCTCTTCGATGAGCCCACCTCCGCCCTGGACCCGGAAATGATCAACGAAGTCCTCGACGTCATGATCCAGCTGGCGAAGGAAGGCATGACCATGATCGTGGTCACCCACGAGATGGGCTTCGCCCGCAAGGCCGCTGACCGTGTGATCTTCATGGACGCAGGCCAGATCGTCGAGGATGACACCCCCGAAGAGTTCTTCAACAACCCCAAGAGCAGCCGCGCCAAGGACTTCCTCTCCAAGCTGCTGACCCACTGA
- a CDS encoding glutamate ABC transporter substrate-binding protein yields the protein MKAFFRRKSLLVAASAALALSLSACGGSSSTSNPPVAEKPSFAADTTMAKLSSAGKIVIGTKFDQPLFGQKGLDGKPVGFDVEIGKLIAAKLGIPADKIEWVETVSANREQFIKQGKVDMIVATYTINDKRKTEVDFAGPYYEAGQALMVNKDNTTITKPEDVKGKNVCSVTGSTPAATIVEKYGAVLVPAATYSACLEPLRNKQVEAITTDNVILAGFVSKEPDAFKLASDQTFTKEPYGIGLKKDDTAFRMWINDQLEAADKDGSYKKAWETTAGTVIKTTPALPTINRY from the coding sequence ATGAAGGCATTTTTCCGAAGGAAATCCCTTCTGGTTGCCGCGTCCGCGGCTCTGGCGCTCAGCCTGAGCGCCTGCGGCGGCAGCAGCTCCACGTCCAACCCGCCTGTGGCAGAGAAGCCGAGCTTCGCGGCCGACACCACCATGGCCAAGCTTTCATCCGCCGGCAAGATCGTCATCGGCACCAAGTTCGACCAGCCGCTGTTCGGCCAGAAGGGCCTCGACGGCAAGCCTGTCGGTTTCGACGTGGAAATCGGCAAGCTGATCGCCGCCAAGCTGGGCATCCCCGCGGACAAGATCGAGTGGGTGGAGACCGTCTCCGCCAACCGCGAGCAGTTCATCAAGCAGGGCAAGGTCGACATGATCGTCGCCACCTACACGATCAACGACAAGCGCAAGACCGAAGTCGACTTCGCCGGACCGTACTACGAGGCCGGCCAGGCGCTGATGGTGAACAAGGACAACACAACCATCACCAAGCCCGAAGACGTCAAGGGCAAGAACGTCTGCTCCGTGACCGGTTCCACCCCGGCCGCCACGATCGTCGAGAAGTACGGAGCAGTCCTCGTCCCGGCCGCCACGTACTCCGCTTGCCTTGAGCCGCTGCGCAACAAGCAGGTCGAAGCGATCACCACTGACAACGTCATTCTGGCCGGGTTCGTGTCCAAGGAACCGGACGCCTTCAAGCTGGCCTCGGACCAGACCTTCACCAAGGAGCCCTACGGCATCGGCCTGAAGAAGGACGACACCGCGTTCCGCATGTGGATCAACGACCAGCTGGAAGCCGCCGACAAGGACGGTTCCTACAAGAAGGCCTGGGAAACCACCGCCGGCACGGTCATCAAGACCACTCCCGCACTTCCCACGATCAACCGCTACTAG
- a CDS encoding amino acid ABC transporter permease: protein MDVIIDNLPAYVDGFLRTLFLSVVSGIFALIFGTLLAAARVSPVAALRGFSMTYVEIVRNTPLTIAFFFAAVVLPRLGVTFQQFEVAAIIALSAYTSAFIAEAVRSGVNSVPVGQAEAARSIGMKFSQVLTLIILPQALRTVIPPMINILIALVKNSSVAGAFYVMELFGYGRQLANANGDAVLWVLVGVAFFYLLITVPLGYVANLVERKVAIAR, encoded by the coding sequence ATGGACGTCATCATTGATAACCTTCCCGCGTATGTGGACGGTTTTCTCAGAACCCTCTTCCTGTCCGTGGTCTCGGGGATCTTCGCACTGATTTTCGGCACCCTGCTCGCGGCAGCCCGCGTCTCGCCGGTCGCCGCCCTGCGCGGCTTCAGCATGACGTACGTGGAGATCGTCCGGAACACCCCGCTGACGATCGCATTCTTCTTCGCCGCCGTGGTCCTGCCCCGGCTCGGGGTGACGTTCCAGCAGTTCGAGGTCGCCGCCATCATCGCCCTGAGCGCCTACACGTCGGCGTTCATCGCCGAAGCGGTGCGCTCCGGCGTCAACAGCGTCCCGGTCGGCCAGGCCGAGGCCGCCCGCAGCATCGGCATGAAGTTCAGCCAGGTACTGACCCTCATCATCCTTCCGCAGGCGCTGCGCACGGTGATCCCGCCCATGATCAACATCCTGATCGCCCTCGTCAAGAACTCCTCGGTGGCCGGCGCCTTCTACGTGATGGAGCTCTTCGGCTACGGCCGCCAGCTCGCCAACGCCAACGGTGACGCCGTGCTGTGGGTCCTCGTCGGCGTCGCCTTCTTCTACCTGCTGATAACCGTCCCGCTTGGCTACGTCGCCAACCTGGTTGAACGAAAGGTGGCGATCGCCCGATGA
- a CDS encoding amino acid ABC transporter permease, whose product MSSVLYDVPGPKARRISLIGSIIGVIAIAGLLWWSITILAQQGIFEPERWAVFQIPDVWVLIGNGIGATLTAAAVAAVIAFPLGLVLCLMRISDVAWIRIPTRIVLEFLRGMPVVLMMFFVLLVFATNSFVAVVAGLVLYNSAIFAEIIRAGIQSLPKGQREAGLAIGLTSFASRRSIELPQAIRRMLPSLVAQLVVLLKDTSLGYIVSYEELLRKVQIMADFLGPDYLFPVFFVAAAIYIAINFSVSRLAIWIERRGSKKAAGGVVHVPVAGIPVK is encoded by the coding sequence ATGAGCTCGGTCCTGTACGACGTCCCCGGCCCCAAGGCCCGCCGCATCTCACTGATCGGCTCCATCATCGGCGTCATCGCCATCGCCGGACTGCTCTGGTGGTCCATTACCATCCTCGCCCAGCAGGGGATCTTCGAACCGGAACGCTGGGCCGTTTTCCAGATTCCCGATGTCTGGGTGCTGATCGGCAACGGCATCGGCGCGACCCTCACCGCAGCCGCGGTCGCCGCGGTCATCGCCTTCCCGCTGGGCCTGGTGCTGTGCCTCATGCGCATCTCCGACGTCGCCTGGATCCGCATCCCCACCCGGATCGTGCTGGAATTCCTGCGCGGCATGCCCGTGGTCCTGATGATGTTCTTTGTGCTGCTGGTGTTCGCGACTAATTCCTTTGTCGCCGTCGTCGCCGGCCTGGTGCTCTACAACTCGGCAATCTTCGCCGAAATCATCCGCGCCGGCATCCAGTCCCTGCCGAAGGGCCAGCGTGAAGCCGGCCTTGCGATCGGCCTCACCAGCTTCGCCTCCCGCCGCAGCATCGAGCTGCCCCAGGCGATCCGGCGCATGCTGCCCTCGCTCGTCGCTCAGCTTGTGGTGCTGCTAAAGGACACCTCGCTGGGCTACATCGTGTCCTACGAGGAACTGCTCCGGAAGGTCCAGATCATGGCCGACTTCCTCGGCCCGGATTACCTGTTCCCGGTGTTCTTCGTTGCGGCGGCGATCTACATCGCCATCAACTTCTCCGTCTCCCGCCTCGCCATCTGGATCGAGAGGCGCGGCTCCAAGAAGGCCGCCGGCGGCGTCGTGCACGTTCCCGTTGCCGGGATCCCCGTCAAGTAG
- the dapE gene encoding succinyl-diaminopimelate desuccinylase codes for MTAPDLNARPTSRPHAARLDPRQDVALLTASLIDINSVSGAEGELADAVEHALRSIPQLELVRDGDSIIARSNLGRAERVILAGHLDTVPLPATEGALGTVPSYWPSGAPGEGILYGRGATDMKGGVAVQLALAAALFDGGAEPDKDVTFVFYDHEEVEAVKSGLGRLVRNHGSLLGGDFAILLEPTHGTVEGGCNGTIRFEATTVGEAAHSARAWMGSNAIHAAAPILARLAAYEPRTVSVDGLDYRESLNAVKVNGGTAGNVIPDRCVVEINYRFAPDKTPDEAEQHVRELLEGFDVIRTDSAAGARPGLNHPAAASFVAAVGAEPKPKYGWTDVARFSELGIPAVNFGPGDPLLAHKDNEHVEADAVRECLRALRSWLTT; via the coding sequence GTGACTGCCCCGGACTTGAACGCGCGCCCGACCTCCCGCCCCCATGCCGCCCGACTGGACCCGCGCCAGGATGTGGCGCTGCTGACCGCCAGCCTCATCGACATCAACAGTGTCTCCGGCGCGGAGGGGGAGCTGGCCGACGCCGTGGAGCATGCCCTCCGCTCGATCCCGCAGCTGGAGCTGGTCCGCGACGGCGATTCGATCATCGCCCGCAGCAACCTGGGCCGCGCCGAGCGCGTCATCCTGGCCGGCCACCTGGATACTGTTCCCCTGCCGGCCACGGAAGGGGCCCTCGGGACCGTCCCGTCGTACTGGCCGTCGGGAGCGCCGGGCGAGGGGATTCTGTACGGCCGCGGTGCCACCGACATGAAGGGCGGCGTCGCGGTGCAGCTGGCGCTGGCCGCGGCTTTGTTCGACGGCGGGGCGGAGCCGGACAAGGACGTCACCTTCGTTTTCTACGACCACGAGGAAGTCGAGGCCGTCAAGAGCGGGCTGGGCCGGCTCGTCCGGAACCATGGCAGCCTCCTGGGCGGGGACTTCGCGATCCTGCTGGAACCCACGCACGGCACGGTGGAGGGCGGGTGCAACGGCACGATCCGCTTCGAAGCGACAACCGTGGGGGAAGCCGCGCATTCCGCCCGGGCCTGGATGGGCAGCAACGCGATCCACGCCGCCGCCCCGATCCTGGCCCGGCTCGCAGCGTACGAGCCCCGGACCGTCTCCGTGGACGGCCTGGACTACCGGGAAAGCCTCAACGCCGTAAAGGTCAACGGCGGGACCGCCGGCAACGTGATCCCGGACCGCTGCGTCGTGGAAATCAACTACCGGTTCGCCCCGGACAAAACCCCGGACGAGGCGGAGCAGCACGTCCGGGAACTGCTGGAAGGGTTCGACGTCATCCGTACCGACAGCGCTGCCGGCGCCCGTCCCGGACTCAACCACCCCGCCGCGGCGTCGTTCGTCGCCGCTGTAGGTGCCGAACCGAAGCCGAAGTACGGCTGGACCGACGTCGCGCGCTTCAGCGAGCTGGGTATCCCGGCGGTGAACTTCGGGCCGGGCGATCCGCTGCTGGCGCACAAGGACAACGAACATGTCGAGGCCGACGCGGTCCGCGAATGCCTGCGGGCGCTGCGGAGCTGGCTCACGACGTAA